A stretch of the Lactuca sativa cultivar Salinas chromosome 9, Lsat_Salinas_v11, whole genome shotgun sequence genome encodes the following:
- the LOC111901646 gene encoding transcription factor LAF1: protein MRCKSSANQNLKHKKGLWSPDEDQKLKDYIINHGLGCWTSVPINAGLQRNGKSCRLRWTNYLRPGLKRGTFTTHEEQIILTLHGMLGNKWSQMSQHLPGRSDNEIKNHWHSYLKKKVAKLQSITPLDTLNEESCSSSTSLKSTRTGSSIESNDVEPLDYSKVTGLRIPPKILFADWLSLDQFQLFNNNNSDELSYSMDAFNHTCSSQETVINGGSYSSGIQEGSRAECQNVEHDFYDLIFEEIIGPNFNINAL, encoded by the exons ATGAGGTGCAAGTCATCAGCTAACCAAAATCTAAAGCACAAAAAGGGCTTATGGTCACCCGATGAAGATCAAAAACTCAAAGACTACATCATCAACCATGGTCTTGGCTGCTGGACTTCTGTCCCCATTAATGCAG GTTTACAAAGGAATGGAAAAAGTTGTAGATTAAGATGGACTAATTATCTAAGGCCAGGATTAAAGCGAGGGACATTCACCACACATGAGGAACAGATCATTTTAACTCTTCATGGCATGTTAGGCAATAA GTGGTCACAAATGTCACAGCACTTGCCAGGAAGGAGTGATAATGAGATAAAAAATCATTGGCATTCTTATCTGAAGAAGAAAGTTGCCAAATTACAAAGCATAACGCCTTTAGACACATTAAATGAAGAATCCTGTTCTTCTTCTACTTCTTTAAAGTCAACAAGAACAGGTTCAAGTATCGAATCAAATGATGTGGAGCCTTTAGATTATTCAAAAGTAACTGGTCTTAGAATCCCACCAAAGATTTTATTTGCTGACTGGCTCTCACTAGATCAGTTTCAGTTGTTTAATAATAACAATTCAGATGAATTATCATATTCAATGGATGCATTTAATCATACTTGTAGCTCTCAAGAAACAGTTATAAATGGGGGATCATATAGTAGTGGCATTCAAGAAGGATCAAGAGCTGAATGTCAAAATGTGGAACATGACTTCTATGATTTGATCTTTGAAGAAATTATAGGTCCAAACTTTAACATTAATGCATTGTAG
- the LOC111901648 gene encoding secreted RxLR effector protein 161-like: MNMNESLVANDGTKFANVKHYKSIVGGLNYLTHTRRDIPFLVSKVSRFMHSPSVHHLGAAKRILRCIVGMFEFGIWHSNVPNLKLYWFIDSDWGGCLKDRRSTSGYVFSLGSGVVSWSSKKQDIVALSSSEAEYFTTTSSACQAMWLRRILNCRSSTKASWPNRNLL; this comes from the coding sequence ATGAATATGAATGAATCACTTGTTGCAAATGATGGCACAAAGTTCGCAAATGTGAAACACTACAAGAGTATAGTTGGAGGCTTGAACTACCTAACTCACACCAGACGTGATATTCCATTTCTGGTTagcaaagtttcaagatttatgCATAGTCCTTCAGTTCATCATCTAGGAGCAGCAAAGAGGATTCTTCGCTGTATAGTTGGAATGTTTGAGTTTGGGATTTGGCACTCAAATGTACCTAATCTGAAATTATATTGGTTTATTGATAGTGATTGGGGTGGTTGTTTGAAAGATCGAAGGAGCACCTCTGGTTATGTTTTTTCTCTTGGTTCAGGTGTTGTTTCATGGAGCTCAAAAAAACAAGATATCGTAGCACTATCCTCATCAGAAGCGGAGTATTTTACAACAACATCATCGGCTTGTCAAGCTATGTGGTTAAGAAGGATACTTAATTGCCGATCTTCTACAAAAGCAAGTTGGCCTAACAGAAATCTTTTGTGA